From the Theobroma cacao cultivar B97-61/B2 chromosome 2, Criollo_cocoa_genome_V2, whole genome shotgun sequence genome, one window contains:
- the LOC18607931 gene encoding pentatricopeptide repeat-containing protein At2g15690 — MASLMAIRCGRSPSPTLSSLLFKVRSNCAHFTFSSHLDRTQVSILNAKSLSTSPIPDEYLMPPVQHHQNQQPPTSSDPRVFHGQQSPNLNLQWTPQNQGYHHPPQQRGGPGNNQFNYQNQGRGYPNQGQGYPNQGQGFPQRESPNQWSSQMNTQMARSPISKSVEFQQNQSYPQYQNANQMNTQMPRSPNQWNNQNQGYPQGRNFNERAPNSQNPSQLHHESWNQRHVVEHPQPEPVPSLLDLTQLCHDRKVKEAIELMDKGVKADANCFSSLFESIDNPKSLEDAKKVHDYFLQSTCRSDLGLNNKVIEMYAKCASMTDARRVFDHMPDRNMDSWHLMINGYADNGLGDDGLQLFEQMRKLGLKPNEQTFLAVLSACGSAEAIEEGFIHFASMESEYGISLGFEHYMGLIGVLGKSGHLYEAKEYIEKKLPFEPTAEVWEALRDYAQIHGDVDLEDYAEELMVALDPSKAVANNIPTPPPKKRTAISMLDGKNRISEFRNPTLYKDDEKLKALKSMKEGGYVPDTRYVLHDIDQEAKEQALLYHSERLAIAFGLISTPARQTLRIIKNLRVCGDCHNAIKIISRIVGRELIIRDNKRFHHFKDGLCSCGDYW, encoded by the coding sequence ATGGCGTCCCTTATGGCAATACGTTGCGGACGGAGCCCATCGCCAACTCTTTCTTCTCTCCTCTTCAAGGTACGTTCTAACTGCGCTCATTTCACTTTCAGTAGCCACTTAGACAGAACCCAGGTTTCCATCCTAAACGCAAAATCTCTTAGCACCTCCCCTATCCCAGACGAGTACCTGATGCCACCAGTGCAACACCACCAAAACCAACAACCGCCAACGTCATCTGATCCTAGGGTTTTTCATGGCCAACAAAGCCCTAATTTAAATCTCCAGTGGACCCCACAAAACCAGGGTTACCACCATCCTCCGCAACAGCGCGGAGGTCCTGGTAATAATCAGtttaattatcaaaatcaGGGAAGGGGATATCCTAATCAGGGTCAGGGTTATCCCAATCAAGGACAGGGCTTTCCACAACGTGAAAGCCCTAATCAGTGGAGTTCCCAGATGAATACACAAATGGCCAGAAGCCCAATATCAAAATCAGTGGAATTCCAGCAGAATCAGAGCTATCCTCAATACCAAAATGCTAATCAGATGAATACACAAATGCCCAGAAGCCCAAACCAGTGGAATAACCAAAATCAAGGTTACCCTCAAGGTagaaattttaatgaaagGGCCCCGAACAGTCAAAACCCTAGTCAATTGCACCATGAGAGCTGGAATCAAAGGCATGTGGTGGAGCATCCGCAGCCTGAGCCAGTTCCCTCACTACTAGATTTAACGCAGTTGTGTCATGATAGGAAAGTCAAAGAAGCTATTGAATTGATGGATAAAGGAGTTAAAGCGGATGCTAATTGTTTTTCATCTTTGTTTGAGTCAATTGACAATCCTAAGTCACTTGAGGATGCAAAGAAAGTTCATGATTACTTCTTGCAGTCGACTTGTAGGAGTGACCTTGGATTGAACAATAAGGTGATTGAAATGTATGCAAAATGTGCTAGCATGACTGATGCGCGAAGAGTTTTTGATCACATGCCTGATAGGAATATGGATTCTTGGCATTTGATGATAAATGGGTATGCAGACAATGGCTTGGGAGATGATGGGTTGCAGTTGTTTGAGCAGATGAGGAAATTGGGGTTGAAACCAAATGAGCAGACTTTCCTTGCAGTTCTCTCGGCTTGTGGCAGTGCAGAAGCTATAGAAGAAGGCTTTATACATTTTGCGTCGATGGAGAGTGAGTATGGAATTTCTCTGGGGTTTGAGCATTATATGGGGCTTATAGGTGTTCTTGGAAAATCTGGCCATCTTTATGAAGCTAAAGAGTATATTGAGAAAAAACTGCCTTTTGAGCCAACTGCTGAAGTGTGGGAGGCATTGAGGGATTATGCTCAAATTCATGGAGATGTTGATCTTGAAGATTATGCTGAGGAGTTGATGGTTGCTCTTGACCCATCAAAGGCTGTTGCTAATAATATCCCCACGCCACCACCAAAGAAGCGTACTGCAATCAGTATGCTGGATGGAAAAAATAGAATCAGTGAATTTCGAAATCCAACGCTTTACAAggatgatgaaaaattgaaggcTTTGAAATCAATGAAAGAAGGAGGTTATGTGCCGGACACAAGGTATGTGCTTCATGACATTGATCAAGAGGCAAAAGAGCAAGCTTTGCTATACCACAGTGAGAGATTGGCGATTGCATTTGGTCTAATCAGTACCCCTGCAAGGCAAACTCTGAGGATCATCAAGAATCTCCGTGTATGTGGTGACTGTCACAATGCCATCAAGATCATATCTAGGATTGTTGGGAGGGAATTGATTATTAGAGACAACAAGCGTTTCCATCATTTCAAGGATGGCTTATGTTCTTGTGGTGATTACTGGTAA
- the LOC18607932 gene encoding LOW QUALITY PROTEIN: calmodulin-like protein 1 (The sequence of the model RefSeq protein was modified relative to this genomic sequence to represent the inferred CDS: inserted 1 base in 1 codon), protein MSNVSFLEFQYKLSKNKFFPKPSRLFSRDRQNLGLLPASQPDLNELREVFNKLDSNKDGKISQVEYKAMLRALGQGNTTRDVPKIFQVADIDGDGFINFKDFVEVQRRSGGLRXMDIQNAFRTFDLNCDGKISAEEVMEILRRLGERCTIQDCQKMVAAVDTDGDGMVGMDEFMTMMTRTMKLD, encoded by the exons ATGTCAAATGTTAGTTTTCTTGAATTCCAGTACAAGCTTTCGAAGAACAAGTTCTTCCCCAAACCATCTCGCTTATTTTCCAGAGACAGGCAGAACTTGGGCTTATTACCTGCTTCCCAGCCCGATTTAAATGAGCTAAGGGAAGTTTTTAATAAGCTAGACTCCAACAAAGATGGGAAGATTTCTCAGGTGGAGTACAAGGCCATGTTGAGGGCTCTAGGGCAGGGAAACACGACTCGAGATGTGCCCAAGATTTTCCAGGTGGCAGATATTGATGGAGATGggtttatcaattttaaagaCTTCGTGGAAGTGCAAAGGAGGAGCGGTGGGTTAA CCATGGACATACAGAACGCATTCCGCACATTTGATCTCAACTGTGATGGAAAGATAAGTGCAGAGGAAGTGATGGAAATATTAAGGAGGCTTGGGGAGAGGTGCACCATCCAAGATTGCCAGAAAATGGTGGCAGCAGTAGACACTGATGGCGACGGTATGGTTGGCATGGATGAATTCATGACTATGATGACTCGCACTATGAAGCTTGACTAA
- the LOC18607934 gene encoding protein disulfide-isomerase SCO2, with protein sequence MLPPNPSLFHAKPSPLLPCLSRTSLRCSATGEIPAGLIFPKWFHFPTSTTASSDIFGGGVRIGQDNLEAPAGSSIKVKKWSRNRESYLSNDDDPLPLPMTYPDTSPVTPEEIDKRLQCDPKIQDCKEVVYEWTGECRSCQGTGLVSYYNKRGKEIICKCIPCLGIGYVQKITARKDIEVMEDLDNGKPP encoded by the exons ATGTTACCTCCAAACCCTAGCCTTTTTCACGCAAAGCCATCCCCACTACTCCCTTGCCTATCCCGGACCTCCCTCCGCTGCTCCGCCACCGGCGAAATTCCCGCCGGCCTAATATTCCCCAAGTGGTTCCACTTCCCGACCTCGACCACGGCAAGTTCCGACATTTTCGGAGGAGGTGTCCGAATCGGACAAGACAACCTCGAAGCTCCCGCGGGTAGCAGCATTAAGGTTAAGAAATGGTCGAGGAACAGAGAGAGTTATTTGAGTAATGACGATGATCCTCTCCCTCTTCCCATGACTTACCCTGATACTTCCCCTGTTACCCCAGAAGAAATTGATAAGCGACTCCAATGTGATCCCAAAATTCag GATTGTAAGGAAGTGGTATATGAATGGACTGGGGAGTGCAGGAGTTGTCAAGGGACTGGACTTGTCAGCTACTACAATAAAAGAGGCAAAGAGATTATTTGCAAATGTATACCTTGCCTTGGAATTG GTTACGTGCAGAAGATAACAGCTCGTAAGGACATTGAAGTGATGGAGGATTTGGATAATGGAAAACCACCGTGA